TTTTATATTCACAAAACCATTATGCCCTTCGGCAACCTGACGTACAAAAGCTAAGCCAAATCCAGGATGGTTTTTTGTACTGTATCCTGTCTTCCATATGCGTTTGATATCGCTTTCCGTAATGCCGTTGCCGTTGTCCTCCACTTCTAATTCCACCGTGCTTTCCAAGGTTTTGGCACGCAAAACGATCTTTCCGTTTTCTAAGTCCTGAGTCGCATCAAGGGCGTTGTCAATCAAATTGATGATCGCTCGAGTCAGCCTGATTTTATTGATATAAAGGATTGCGTGGGGTTCTCCGTCTAGTTCAATATCCACAGATAAGTTTGTGCCGCTCAGACGGCTAGCCCGAATATAATCAATGAGTTCTTTAAGTTCACACCAGCTCTTGCGGTCTTCGTACAAGATTTCTGAAACCATTTTGCTCATAGAATTGATGGACCTATAAATAGTTTGACAGTATTCCTGCAGCTTAGGATCCGGCCAGCGTGTCTCCATTAAGGAAACCAGGCCTTCTATAGTAGCGAGAGGAGTTTTAAGATCATGGACAAGATGGAGAACCTCGCGGCCTGAACGAGATTCACTGGCCTCCAGCTGGGCACGCAGCAAGTCTTGCGAGATAGTCCACCGTTCCACATATAATATTAAATAAATCCATAAGGTAATGGCACTGGCTACGAAGATCAGGAACAGTACATTGGCATATAGAGTCAGCACTTGACCAAAGCCAATTTGAATGGCTGCCTCCTTTATTTTTATTGACAAAGAGCCTTGTCCAAAACCATAAGGGCTGAGAAAGGGAACTTGGTTCAGCCAAGCGACTCCAAAAATCAATTGGGAGAAAACCAAAAGTTTCATCCCCATATTTAATTTTTGTTTGCTGATGGTCTGCATCAGTACAATTGAAAGCCAAAGGAAAATATCAGTAGCACCAAAACTATAGTTTAAGGGAGTAACCTGATTAACGATAACATATGCAAGGGGTACAACCGTCAGGGGAATAAGTGTTTTAAAAACCGGGCGATCAAAAACTTCCGCTATCCCATCCCCCAACATGACCACGCTGAGAAACTGAGGTATGGAAACCATCGTATTAATGGACACGACGAGAAAGGCATCAACCATTAAGGCACTTCCGTCCGTCTTGTGGGTCATGGTCTGGAGTAATTTATCCAATCCTATTAATTGAGGTTTTAACCAATACGGTATTAAAATACCCAATAAAAACAACGCCATACCTATCCATATTTTTCCCGATTTTGTAAACCTAACCAATACCGTACCACCTTCCCCTCAAGTTATTATAACATGAAATCGGAATGCAGATTTAGTATTCTGACACCTCTCACTTGTTATACCCTACAATTGTCCCCAAAACCATTGGTTGTACATATCTTAACTATATAGATATTCCTTCTATATATAATCTTATCGAAATTATCTTGTAAGCCCGGAGACAAACAAAGATGTGATTATTAATTAGTGAAATTATAATAAATGGATTTGGGTGTTTGCTACCCATATTCTTCCTTTGCTGCATTTCTGAAAAAACCAACTTATTTGCATATATCCCTCCAAATTTGTAACACTATCCATTAGATAAATGGGCAAATGCCAGACCTCATCAAACCTGAAAGCTGGTGTTTTTATGCTTTCTACATTATTTTATCCCACTTATATTTTACTGGCTTTTATTACTGTCCTTCTCTTCATACCTCAAAAAGACATTAAAAACTATTTTATCTATGGCATATTGTTCGGAGGGCTGGGTGATATTATAGTCGTTGCTTTATTCCAGAATGTCTTCCACTTTATCTCGTTTAAAAATGCCGGTATCTTCAGTGTGTTAGGTCAAAACCTCCTTTCTCCCCCAAGTTGGATTCTAACTGTCATGATCTATCTGCGTTTTTTACCGCACCGCAAAGTATTTCAATATCCCTATGTCCTTGCATTCGGCGCTTTTAGTGTTGGCTACGGTTATTTAGTTCATAATGTTGGTTTATTCGATTTTCGCCCCTGGTTTTACCCATTTTTTGGTTACTTAACTTTTGCCATGTGGTGGGCAACTATTACTTGGGTATTTGTCAAAACAAGTTCTCTAGTGCAGAGAAACCTGGTCTAACCCCCACAATTATTACATACCGTTTTGCCGAGGAGAACTCTGCGCCGTAGGCATGTCCCACACGCGACAATTTCCCCGTTTTCATTGCCCGTTCAATAGCCAATCTTTTGTCCGGCTTCTTTAAGCATGGTTACATACATAAGCAATTCTTCCCGTGAAGCAACATTAAGCTTCATATATATACGCTTATTGTGAGTTTTAATTGTATTAATGCTTAAATTAAGTATTTGAGTAATCTCCTTCGCTGTATGCCCCTCTACATAGAGGTTAAAAACTGCTCGTTCCGCAGGAGAAAGTAATTCTGTATTTTTAACAAACTCCTCACATGCAAATAATGGGAGTTTTGTTTCTAGATTTTCGCTCTTTTCAATGACTGGCTTCACTACTTTTTTCTGTGAAGAAAGAAACTCCATTAAATCGTCGATCTCCGCAATTTTTGTTTTGGAAACCTGACTAAAATCGTTCGATTTAATCATCTCAATACTTTGTCCAAACGGTCTAACATATCGTCTGCTTAAATAATAGGAAATAATAATTCCAATGCCAAACAAAAGAACAAATTGGATTGTCAACCGAAAATTGCCCTTATTAACGGCAGAGGAAATGTCTTCATCAGGCACCATCACAGCTACCACCCATTTTTCGTTCGCAAAGACTGAGTCTTCCGGATAAAGGTTGACTTGTTTATTCAAACCGCTATACAAAGTTCCGTCCATTAGATGATAAGTACTAAAAGGATAATTATTTTTAACGATCATATATTGATTTTTCTTCGCAATGTTACGTAACGAATACCCACCTGCACAAAATGCCTGAGAAATCATCAAAGTATTCTCCGAGTATGGAGCCAATACACAGAAGATACGCTGGTAGGTATCGCTGTCGGGCATGTGAGATAACTTGAAGAGCATCGAGCTCACTTCTAGTCCACAAACCCCAAATATCCTCCCTTTTGAATCGATAAGCGGAACTGAACAAAGCATAATATCTTCATTAGTTCCCGGTATTGACGTCGATGGATTCCAATAATAAAGCCTTGACAACTCTATATTTTGATATGTTGCCGCCTCTATAGGACGACTAAAATAAGGGGCATTCGCTACATCAAATTCCATTTTCCATTGTGAATGAAGGTCAATAGAATTTTGCCGGCCAATACTAAAAAATCCCCTCAACAAAGATAGATATGAAGAGGATGTAAGACTATTGGGTTCTAGGTTTTTTATGTATAAACCTGCTCTAGAATTTGGGGCATTTGCTATAGATGGATTAATTGTTGCATCTAAGATCATAAAAACTCCACTGCATTTTGATCTTTGTAAAGCAAACAAGCTTCGTTCATATTCTCCGCCAACAATTTCCTCTATAAGGTCAGGGTGTTTTTTTAAGTCAATTGTTGTTAAACCCCTCATCTCCAATTTCTTTTCAATACTGTGGGACAGCTCCTTAGCATATTCGATAGCATATGCGGAATACTGACTATACTGTTTGGTGATATCGTTGGATGTATGAATAAGACCTTTTTC
This Desulfosporosinus orientis DSM 765 DNA region includes the following protein-coding sequences:
- a CDS encoding sensor histidine kinase, whose amino-acid sequence is MVRFTKSGKIWIGMALFLLGILIPYWLKPQLIGLDKLLQTMTHKTDGSALMVDAFLVVSINTMVSIPQFLSVVMLGDGIAEVFDRPVFKTLIPLTVVPLAYVIVNQVTPLNYSFGATDIFLWLSIVLMQTISKQKLNMGMKLLVFSQLIFGVAWLNQVPFLSPYGFGQGSLSIKIKEAAIQIGFGQVLTLYANVLFLIFVASAITLWIYLILYVERWTISQDLLRAQLEASESRSGREVLHLVHDLKTPLATIEGLVSLMETRWPDPKLQEYCQTIYRSINSMSKMVSEILYEDRKSWCELKELIDYIRASRLSGTNLSVDIELDGEPHAILYINKIRLTRAIINLIDNALDATQDLENGKIVLRAKTLESTVELEVEDNGNGITESDIKRIWKTGYSTKNHPGFGLAFVRQVAEGHNGFVNIKSEIGQGTKVWITLPLGDGQ
- a CDS encoding response regulator transcription factor; this encodes MENERQRSMSMSMRLKLFLFLVLLVLFMVFWMFIVFAVTGNFNTEVRETQQEIEKGLIHTSNDITKQYSQYSAYAIEYAKELSHSIEKKLEMRGLTTIDLKKHPDLIEEIVGGEYERSLFALQRSKCSGVFMILDATINPSIANAPNSRAGLYIKNLEPNSLTSSSYLSLLRGFFSIGRQNSIDLHSQWKMEFDVANAPYFSRPIEAATYQNIELSRLYYWNPSTSIPGTNEDIMLCSVPLIDSKGRIFGVCGLEVSSMLFKLSHMPDSDTYQRIFCVLAPYSENTLMISQAFCAGGYSLRNIAKKNQYMIVKNNYPFSTYHLMDGTLYSGLNKQVNLYPEDSVFANEKWVVAVMVPDEDISSAVNKGNFRLTIQFVLLFGIGIIISYYLSRRYVRPFGQSIEMIKSNDFSQVSKTKIAEIDDLMEFLSSQKKVVKPVIEKSENLETKLPLFACEEFVKNTELLSPAERAVFNLYVEGHTAKEITQILNLSINTIKTHNKRIYMKLNVASREELLMYVTMLKEAGQKIGY